One part of the Leclercia sp. LSNIH1 genome encodes these proteins:
- the mrdB gene encoding peptidoglycan glycosyltransferase MrdB (rod shape-determining protein RodA), with protein sequence MTDNPNKKSLWDKIHIDPAMLLILLALLVYSALVIWSASGQDLGMTERKIGQITMGLIIMVVMAQIPPRVYEGWAPYLYIFCIILLVAVDAFGAISKGAQRWLDLGIVRFQPSEIAKIAVPLMVARFINRDVCPPSLKNTAIALVLIFLPTLLVAAQPDLGTSILIALSGLFVLFLSGLSWRLIGIAVVLVAAFVPILWFFLMHDYQRQRVMMLLDPESDPLGAGYHIIQSKIAIGSGGLRGKGWLHGTQSQLEFLPERHTDFIFAVLAEELGLVGILILLALYLLLIMRGLWIAARAQTTFGRVMAGGLMLILFVYVFVNIGMVSGILPVVGVPLPLVSYGGSALIVLMAGFGIVMSIHTHRKMLSKSV encoded by the coding sequence GTGACGGATAATCCGAATAAAAAATCGCTGTGGGACAAGATCCACATCGACCCGGCTATGCTGCTGATCCTGCTGGCGCTGCTGGTTTATAGCGCCCTGGTCATCTGGAGTGCCAGCGGCCAGGACCTCGGGATGACCGAACGCAAGATCGGCCAGATCACCATGGGTCTGATCATCATGGTGGTGATGGCGCAGATCCCGCCGCGCGTCTACGAAGGCTGGGCCCCCTATCTCTACATCTTCTGTATTATTCTGCTGGTGGCGGTCGATGCGTTCGGGGCGATTTCGAAAGGCGCGCAGCGCTGGCTCGACCTGGGTATCGTGCGTTTTCAGCCTTCAGAGATTGCGAAAATCGCCGTCCCCCTCATGGTGGCGCGCTTTATCAACCGTGATGTGTGTCCGCCGTCGCTGAAAAATACGGCTATCGCGCTGGTGCTGATCTTCCTGCCGACGCTGCTGGTGGCGGCGCAGCCAGACCTCGGCACCTCAATCCTGATCGCCCTCTCCGGCCTGTTCGTACTGTTCCTCTCTGGCCTGAGCTGGCGGCTTATCGGCATTGCGGTGGTGCTGGTCGCAGCCTTTGTACCGATTCTGTGGTTCTTCCTGATGCATGATTACCAGCGTCAGCGTGTGATGATGCTGCTGGATCCGGAGAGCGACCCGCTGGGAGCAGGCTATCATATTATACAGTCGAAGATTGCAATCGGCTCTGGCGGCCTGCGCGGTAAAGGCTGGCTGCACGGAACACAGTCGCAGCTTGAGTTCCTGCCCGAACGCCACACCGACTTTATCTTCGCGGTACTGGCCGAAGAGTTAGGTCTGGTGGGGATTTTGATCCTGCTGGCGCTCTACCTGCTGTTGATCATGCGTGGATTGTGGATAGCTGCCCGGGCGCAAACCACCTTTGGCCGCGTGATGGCCGGTGGCTTGATGTTGATTTTATTCGTTTATGTTTTCGTAAATATTGGTATGGTGAGCGGTATTCTGCCGGTGGTAGGCGTACCGCTTCCCCTGGTGAGTTACGGAGGCTCGGCCCTGATTGTTCTGATGGCCGGGTTCGGGATCGTCATGTCGATCCACACACACAGAAAAATGTTGTCAAAAAGCGTATAA
- the rsfS gene encoding ribosome silencing factor — protein sequence MQGKALQDFVIDKIDDLKGQDIIAIDVQGKSSITDCMIICTGTSTRHVASIADHVVQESRAAGMMPLGVEGEATADWVVVDLGDVIVHVMQEESRRLYELEKLWG from the coding sequence TTGCAGGGTAAAGCACTCCAGGATTTTGTTATCGACAAAATTGATGATCTGAAAGGTCAGGACATCATTGCCATCGACGTTCAGGGCAAATCAAGCATCACCGATTGCATGATTATCTGCACCGGCACTTCTACGCGCCATGTTGCCTCCATCGCCGATCATGTGGTTCAGGAGTCTCGCGCTGCCGGCATGATGCCGCTCGGCGTTGAAGGCGAAGCGACCGCTGACTGGGTCGTTGTTGACCTTGGCGATGTGATTGTCCACGTCATGCAGGAAGAGAGCCGTCGCCTGTATGAACTGGAAAAACTCTGGGGTTAA
- the nadD gene encoding nicotinate-nucleotide adenylyltransferase, with product MHSLQALYGGTFDPVHYGHLKPVEILANQIGLQCVTIMPNNVPPHRPQPEATPAQRKQMLELAIADKPLFVLDERELRRNSPSYTAQTLEEWRREQGPEKPLAFIIGQDSLLNFPSWYQYETILDNSHLIVCRRPGYPLAMKEERHQLWLEQHLTYQSEDLHNQPAGKIYLAETPWFDISATLIRQRLQQGLPCDEMLPMPVLRYIQQQGLYQKSSN from the coding sequence ATGCACTCTCTACAGGCACTCTATGGCGGCACCTTTGACCCGGTACATTACGGGCATCTGAAACCGGTCGAGATCCTGGCCAACCAGATTGGCCTGCAATGCGTCACTATTATGCCGAACAACGTGCCGCCGCATCGCCCGCAGCCCGAGGCTACCCCCGCCCAGCGCAAACAGATGCTGGAGCTGGCGATCGCCGATAAACCGCTGTTTGTTCTTGATGAGCGCGAGCTGCGCCGGAACAGCCCCTCCTATACGGCGCAGACGCTAGAGGAGTGGCGACGCGAACAAGGGCCGGAGAAGCCGCTGGCCTTTATTATCGGCCAGGACTCGCTGCTCAATTTCCCGAGCTGGTATCAGTACGAAACAATCCTCGATAACAGCCATTTAATCGTCTGCCGTCGGCCAGGCTATCCCCTGGCGATGAAAGAGGAGCGGCATCAGCTGTGGCTGGAGCAGCACCTCACTTATCAATCTGAAGATCTGCACAACCAGCCTGCCGGCAAAATTTACCTCGCGGAGACGCCCTGGTTTGATATCTCAGCCACGCTTATCCGCCAGCGCCTGCAGCAGGGGCTCCCCTGTGATGAGATGTTACCGATGCCGGTGTTGCGTTATATTCAACAGCAGGGGTTGTATCAGAAAAGCAGCAACTGA
- the mrdA gene encoding peptidoglycan DD-transpeptidase MrdA, with translation MKLQNSFRDYTAESALFVRRALVAFLGILLLTGVLIANLYNLQIVRFTDYQTRSNENRIKLVPIAPSRGIIYDRNGTPLALNRTIYQIEMMPEKVDNVQQTLDALRNVVDLTDDDIAAFKKERSRSHRFTSIPVKTNLTEVQVARFAVNQYRFPGVEVKGYKRRFYPYGSALTHVIGYVSKINDKDVDRLDKDGKLANYAATHDIGKLGIERYYEDVLHGQTGYEEVEVNNRGRVIRQLKEVPPQAGHDIYLTLDLKLQQYIETLLAGSRAAVIVTDPRTGSILSLVSTPSYDPNLFVDGISSKDYSGLLNDPNTPLVNRATQGVYPPASTVKPYVAVSALSAGVITRNTGLFDPGWWQLPGSEKRYRDWKKWGHGHLNVTKSLEESADTFFYQVAYDMGIDRLSEWMGKFGYGHYTGIDLAEERSGNMPTREWKLKRFKKPWYQGDTIPVGIGQGYWTATPIQMNKALMILINDGVVKVPHLLMSTVEDGKKVPWAQPHEPPVGDIHSGYWEIAKDGMYGVANRANGTAHKYFAGAPYKIAAKSGTAQVFGLKANETYNAHKIAERLRDHKLMIAFAPYENPQVAVSIILENGGAGPAVGTIMRQILDHIMLGDNNTDLPSESPAAAGAEDQ, from the coding sequence ATGAAACTACAGAATTCTTTTCGCGACTATACGGCTGAGTCCGCGCTGTTTGTGCGCCGGGCGCTGGTCGCCTTTTTGGGGATTTTGCTGCTGACTGGCGTGCTGATCGCCAACCTCTATAATCTGCAGATTGTCCGTTTTACCGATTACCAGACCCGCTCCAACGAAAACCGCATCAAACTTGTTCCCATCGCCCCCAGTCGCGGCATCATCTATGACCGCAACGGTACGCCGCTGGCGCTGAACCGCACCATATACCAGATTGAAATGATGCCGGAGAAGGTCGATAACGTGCAGCAGACGCTTGATGCGCTGCGCAATGTGGTCGATCTTACTGATGACGATATCGCCGCCTTCAAAAAAGAGCGCTCACGCTCGCACCGCTTTACCTCGATCCCGGTAAAAACCAACCTCACCGAAGTGCAGGTTGCCCGCTTCGCCGTGAACCAGTACCGCTTCCCCGGCGTGGAAGTTAAAGGCTACAAACGTCGCTTCTATCCGTACGGCTCTGCGCTAACCCACGTTATCGGCTATGTCTCGAAAATCAACGATAAAGATGTCGACAGGCTGGATAAAGATGGCAAGCTCGCCAACTACGCGGCAACGCACGATATCGGCAAGCTGGGTATTGAGCGTTATTACGAAGACGTTCTCCACGGCCAGACCGGTTATGAAGAAGTTGAGGTTAACAACCGGGGAAGGGTGATCCGTCAGTTGAAAGAGGTGCCGCCGCAGGCCGGACATGACATCTATCTGACCCTGGATCTTAAGCTCCAGCAGTATATCGAAACCCTGCTGGCAGGCAGTCGTGCGGCGGTGATTGTCACCGATCCGCGCACCGGCAGCATTCTGTCGCTGGTTTCAACCCCGAGCTATGACCCGAACCTGTTTGTGGATGGCATCTCCAGCAAAGACTATTCTGGCCTGCTCAACGACCCGAATACGCCGCTGGTCAACCGCGCGACCCAGGGGGTCTATCCGCCTGCGTCAACGGTGAAACCTTATGTGGCGGTCTCTGCCCTGAGCGCCGGGGTCATCACCCGCAACACCGGTCTCTTCGACCCGGGCTGGTGGCAGCTGCCGGGATCTGAAAAACGCTACCGCGACTGGAAAAAGTGGGGGCACGGTCATCTGAACGTCACCAAATCGCTGGAGGAGTCGGCGGATACCTTCTTCTACCAGGTGGCCTACGATATGGGCATCGACCGACTCTCGGAATGGATGGGCAAATTTGGCTATGGCCATTACACCGGTATCGACCTGGCCGAAGAGCGTTCCGGTAACATGCCAACCCGCGAATGGAAGCTGAAACGCTTTAAAAAGCCGTGGTATCAGGGTGACACCATTCCGGTAGGCATCGGCCAGGGCTACTGGACCGCGACCCCGATCCAGATGAACAAAGCGCTGATGATCCTTATCAACGACGGGGTGGTGAAAGTGCCGCACCTGCTAATGAGCACCGTCGAAGATGGCAAAAAAGTGCCGTGGGCGCAGCCCCATGAACCGCCGGTGGGAGACATCCACTCCGGTTACTGGGAAATTGCCAAAGACGGGATGTACGGCGTTGCTAACCGCGCGAACGGTACGGCCCATAAGTACTTTGCCGGCGCACCGTACAAAATTGCTGCCAAATCCGGTACTGCGCAGGTCTTCGGCCTGAAGGCGAACGAAACCTATAACGCACACAAAATTGCTGAACGTCTGCGTGACCATAAGCTGATGATTGCGTTTGCCCCTTATGAGAACCCACAGGTTGCCGTGTCGATCATTCTGGAAAACGGCGGTGCCGGCCCGGCGGTCGGCACCATTATGCGCCAGATCCTTGACCACATTATGCTGGGTGACAACAACACTGACCTGCCGAGCGAGAGCCCGGCTGCCGCCGGCGCGGAGGACCAATAA
- the rlmH gene encoding 23S rRNA (pseudouridine(1915)-N(3))-methyltransferase RlmH — MKLQLVAVGTKMPDWVQTGFTEYLRRFPKDMPFELVEIPAGKRGKNADIKRILDKEGELMLAAAGKNRIVTLDIPGKPWDTPQLAVELERWKQDGRDVSLLIGGPEGLSPACKAAAEQSWSLSALTLPHPLVRVLVAESLYRAWSITTNHPYHRE, encoded by the coding sequence GTGAAGCTGCAACTGGTAGCCGTCGGTACAAAAATGCCCGACTGGGTACAAACGGGGTTTACTGAATATCTGCGTCGTTTTCCAAAAGACATGCCGTTCGAGCTGGTGGAGATCCCCGCTGGCAAGCGCGGTAAAAACGCGGATATCAAACGTATTCTCGATAAAGAGGGTGAACTGATGCTGGCTGCTGCCGGTAAAAACCGCATCGTCACTCTCGATATTCCGGGCAAACCCTGGGATACGCCGCAACTGGCGGTTGAGCTGGAACGCTGGAAGCAGGACGGTCGCGACGTCAGCCTGTTAATTGGCGGACCGGAGGGGTTATCCCCCGCCTGCAAAGCGGCAGCAGAACAGAGTTGGTCTCTCTCCGCGCTGACGCTCCCCCACCCGCTGGTTCGGGTTCTGGTTGCTGAAAGCCTCTACCGCGCGTGGAGCATCACGACCAACCACCCTTATCACCGTGAGTAA
- the holA gene encoding DNA polymerase III subunit delta — protein sequence MLRLYPEQLRAQLNEGLRAAYLFLGNDPLLLQESQDAVRQFAATQGFEEHHSFTLDNSTDWQEIFSLCQAMSLFAARQTLLIQLPENGPNAAINEQLATLVSLLHSDLLLIVRGNKLTKAQENAAWFTALANHSVLVTCQTPEQAHLPKWVAARAKQRNLQLDDAANQLLCYCYEGNLLALAQALERLALLWPDGKLTLPRVEQAVNDAAHFTPFHWVDALLSAKSKRALHILQQLRLEGSEPVILLRTLQRELLLLVTLKRQSAHTPLRALFDKHRVWQNRRVMTTEALNRLSPEQLRQAVQLLTRTELTLKQDYGQSIWSELESLSLLLCHKALADIFIEG from the coding sequence ATGCTCAGGTTGTACCCTGAACAACTCCGCGCGCAGCTCAATGAAGGGCTGCGCGCGGCGTATCTGTTTCTCGGAAACGATCCGCTGCTGCTCCAGGAAAGCCAGGACGCCGTGCGTCAGTTTGCGGCCACTCAGGGCTTTGAGGAGCACCACAGTTTCACCCTGGATAACAGCACCGACTGGCAGGAGATTTTCTCCCTTTGTCAGGCCATGAGCCTGTTTGCTGCCCGGCAAACGCTGCTTATCCAGCTCCCGGAAAACGGCCCTAACGCGGCGATCAACGAACAGCTTGCCACGCTGGTTAGCCTGCTGCACAGCGATCTGCTGTTGATCGTTCGCGGCAATAAACTGACCAAAGCGCAGGAAAATGCCGCCTGGTTTACGGCGCTGGCAAACCATTCGGTGCTGGTGACCTGCCAGACACCGGAGCAGGCGCATCTGCCAAAATGGGTGGCGGCCCGGGCAAAGCAGCGCAATCTGCAGCTGGATGACGCGGCCAACCAGCTCCTTTGTTACTGTTACGAAGGTAATCTGCTGGCGCTGGCCCAGGCTCTGGAGCGGCTGGCGCTGCTCTGGCCCGATGGCAAACTGACCTTACCGCGCGTTGAGCAGGCAGTTAACGACGCGGCGCACTTTACCCCTTTTCACTGGGTCGATGCCCTGCTGTCCGCTAAGAGCAAACGCGCTCTGCATATTCTGCAGCAGCTGCGTCTCGAAGGCAGCGAGCCGGTGATTCTGCTGCGAACCTTACAGCGGGAACTGCTGCTGCTGGTGACGCTTAAACGCCAGTCAGCGCATACGCCTTTGCGCGCGCTGTTTGATAAACACCGGGTCTGGCAGAACCGCCGCGTCATGACCACCGAAGCCCTGAACCGGCTGAGCCCGGAACAGCTGCGCCAGGCCGTTCAGCTTCTGACACGCACCGAACTGACTCTGAAGCAGGATTACGGTCAGTCGATCTGGTCTGAGCTGGAAAGCCTTTCTCTGCTGCTGTGCCACAAGGCGCTGGCAGACATTTTTATAGAAGGGTAA